A genomic window from Cytobacillus suaedae includes:
- the tilS gene encoding tRNA lysidine(34) synthetase TilS: MLQEVKDFINKHQLLENDTKIIVGVSGGPDSLALLHFLWNHRAIWNVHIIAAHVDHMFRGKQSEEDMNFVKKYCEIHDIPFEGVQIDVSAYQNSQGVSAQVAARECRFAFFQQVMEKHQAQYIALGHHGDDQIETILMRLVRGSTWQGQAGIKAKRVFSNGYIIRPFLAVTKEMIEEYCSKNNLNPRIDPSNEKNAYTRNRFRHTILPFLKEENRNVHQRFQQFSEALLEDEKYLQELTADKLNTVIRRIEVDEINLNISSFMNLPNPLQRRGIQLILNYLYGEIPSSLSNIHIESLLTLFSGNRSSGTLHFPDNLRVERSYDDCLLTFHEMKNSSFCFTIDGPGQSVLPNGEVIITEVWEHYPSDKQGNDCFIIDPDTLSFPLKIRSREIGDKMTLKGMKGRKKVKDIFIDRKIPMKDRDIWPIIENGAGEIIWLPGLKKSTYEATDRSKGRYILLQHKGNQRLGGKVE, from the coding sequence ATGTTACAAGAAGTCAAAGACTTTATTAATAAACATCAGCTACTAGAAAATGACACTAAAATCATAGTTGGTGTTTCAGGCGGGCCGGATTCTTTGGCTCTTTTACACTTTCTTTGGAACCATCGGGCGATCTGGAACGTACATATAATTGCTGCACATGTTGACCATATGTTTAGAGGAAAACAATCAGAAGAAGACATGAACTTTGTGAAAAAATACTGTGAAATTCATGATATACCATTTGAAGGTGTCCAAATTGATGTTTCAGCCTACCAGAATAGCCAGGGGGTCAGTGCACAAGTTGCGGCAAGAGAGTGTCGATTTGCTTTCTTTCAACAAGTGATGGAAAAGCATCAGGCTCAATATATAGCTCTTGGCCATCACGGTGATGATCAAATTGAAACAATTCTTATGCGACTTGTAAGAGGAAGTACGTGGCAAGGGCAGGCTGGTATCAAAGCAAAGAGAGTATTTTCTAATGGATATATCATCCGTCCCTTTTTAGCAGTTACAAAAGAAATGATAGAGGAGTACTGCTCCAAAAATAACTTAAATCCAAGGATCGATCCAAGTAATGAAAAGAATGCATATACAAGGAATCGCTTTAGACATACTATTCTTCCCTTTTTAAAAGAAGAAAATAGAAATGTTCATCAGAGATTCCAGCAATTTAGTGAAGCTTTACTAGAGGATGAAAAATATCTTCAGGAATTAACTGCGGACAAATTGAATACAGTAATTAGAAGGATTGAAGTAGACGAAATAAACCTTAACATCAGTAGTTTCATGAACTTGCCTAATCCTTTACAAAGACGTGGTATTCAACTAATATTAAACTATCTTTATGGAGAGATACCTTCGTCTCTTTCTAACATACATATTGAAAGTTTATTAACCCTTTTTTCCGGCAATCGATCATCTGGAACATTACACTTTCCAGATAACTTACGTGTTGAACGTTCATATGACGATTGTTTACTTACCTTTCATGAAATGAAAAATAGCTCCTTTTGTTTTACAATCGATGGACCAGGTCAAAGTGTCCTTCCAAACGGTGAGGTAATAATTACAGAGGTTTGGGAACACTATCCTAGTGATAAACAAGGTAACGACTGTTTTATTATTGACCCTGACACTCTGTCATTTCCCTTAAAGATAAGAAGTAGGGAGATTGGTGACAAAATGACATTAAAAGGCATGAAGGGAAGGAAAAAGGTAAAAGATATTTTTATTGACCGCAAAATTCCCATGAAAGATAGGGACATTTGGCCGATTATAGAAAATGGTGCCGGAGAAATTATTTGGTTACCAGGCTTGAAAAAATCAACCTATGAAGCCACTGATCGATCAAAAGGAAGGTACATATTACTACAACATAAGGGCAACCAACGTCTAGGGGGCAAAGTAGAATGA
- the hpt gene encoding hypoxanthine phosphoribosyltransferase, which produces MKQDIEKILITEEEIQEKVRELGKTLTEDYRDRYPLAIGVLKGAMPFMADLLKRIDTYLEIDFMDVSSYGHLTVSSGQVKILKDLDTSVEGRDILIIEDIIDSGLTLSNLVELFRHRKAKSIKIVTLLDKPSGRKADIEADYVGFQVPDAFVVGYGLDYIEKYRNLPYIGVLKPHIYTTEEV; this is translated from the coding sequence ATGAAACAAGATATTGAGAAAATCCTGATTACCGAGGAAGAAATTCAAGAAAAAGTTAGAGAGTTAGGTAAGACGTTAACGGAAGATTATAGAGATCGATATCCGTTAGCAATTGGTGTTTTAAAAGGTGCAATGCCTTTTATGGCTGACTTATTAAAACGTATCGATACATATTTGGAAATCGATTTCATGGATGTTTCCAGCTACGGTCACTTAACCGTTTCATCTGGACAAGTTAAAATCCTTAAGGATTTGGACACTTCAGTAGAGGGAAGAGATATTCTAATTATCGAAGATATTATCGATAGTGGATTAACATTGAGTAACTTGGTGGAGCTTTTCAGACATAGAAAAGCAAAATCAATTAAAATTGTTACCTTATTAGATAAACCTTCTGGAAGAAAAGCAGATATAGAGGCTGACTATGTTGGCTTTCAAGTACCAGATGCTTTTGTTGTAGGTTATGGTCTTGACTACATAGAAAAGTATCGTAATTTACCTTATATCGGAGTCTTAAAGCCACATATCTATACAACTGAAGAAGTATAA
- the ftsH gene encoding ATP-dependent zinc metalloprotease FtsH yields the protein MNRIFRNTIFYLLIFLVIIGVVSFFNGTNQQTEELNYNEFITHLETGDVKSLEMQPVRGVYEIRGQLTNYEAEQFFLTYVPNMPRVMERIDAAIAANTDITILQAEETSGWVTFFTSIIPFVIIFILFFFLLNQAQGGGSRVMNFGKSKAKLYSEEKKKVKFKDVAGADEEKQELVEVVEFLKDPRKFSELGARIPKGVLLVGPPGTGKTLLARAVAGEAGVPFFSISGSDFVEMFVGVGASRVRDLFENAKKNAPCIIFIDEIDAVGRQRGAGLGGGHDEREQTLNQLLVEMDGFGANEGIIIIAATNRPDILDPALLRPGRFDRQITVDRPDLKGREAVLGVHAQNKPLDESVNLKAIAARTPGFSGADLENLLNEAALIAARRNKKKVDMSDIDEATDRVIAGPAKKSRVISKKERNIVAYHEAGHTIIGCVLDEADMVHKVTIVPRGQAGGYAVMLPREDRYFMTKPELLDKITGLLGGRVAEEVVFGEASTGAHNDFQRATGIARKMVTEYGMSEKLGPLQFGQPQGGQVFLGRDIHNEQNYSDAIAHQIDLEIQSLIKECYERAKVILTDNRDKLELVAKTLLEIETLDAEQIKSLFEEGKLPDRPYEAEETTSKSNDDVKVNINSKKDEANDKEEK from the coding sequence ATGAATCGGATTTTTCGAAATACGATCTTTTATTTACTTATATTTTTGGTAATTATCGGTGTAGTTAGCTTTTTTAATGGAACGAATCAACAAACAGAGGAATTGAACTACAATGAATTCATCACTCATCTTGAAACTGGTGATGTAAAATCACTAGAAATGCAGCCTGTTCGCGGAGTATATGAGATACGTGGACAATTGACTAACTATGAGGCTGAACAGTTCTTTCTTACATATGTTCCTAATATGCCAAGAGTGATGGAACGAATTGATGCTGCTATTGCGGCGAATACAGATATCACGATACTACAAGCGGAAGAAACAAGTGGATGGGTAACCTTCTTCACTTCCATTATTCCTTTTGTTATTATCTTTATCTTATTCTTCTTCCTGCTCAACCAAGCACAAGGTGGCGGCAGTAGGGTAATGAACTTTGGTAAGAGTAAAGCAAAGCTTTACAGTGAAGAAAAGAAAAAGGTTAAATTTAAAGATGTTGCAGGTGCGGATGAAGAGAAACAAGAGCTTGTTGAAGTTGTTGAATTCTTAAAGGATCCACGTAAATTCTCCGAACTTGGTGCAAGAATTCCTAAGGGTGTCCTTCTTGTTGGACCTCCAGGTACTGGTAAAACGTTATTAGCACGTGCAGTTGCAGGTGAAGCAGGAGTTCCGTTCTTCTCAATCAGTGGTTCGGACTTTGTAGAAATGTTTGTAGGGGTAGGGGCTTCACGTGTACGTGACCTATTTGAAAATGCTAAAAAGAATGCCCCTTGTATTATCTTTATTGATGAAATTGATGCTGTAGGTAGACAGCGTGGTGCTGGTCTAGGTGGAGGACACGACGAACGTGAGCAAACCCTAAACCAATTACTCGTTGAGATGGATGGATTCGGTGCAAATGAAGGAATTATTATTATTGCAGCGACAAACCGTCCAGATATTCTTGACCCAGCCCTTTTACGTCCAGGTCGTTTTGATAGACAAATTACTGTTGACCGTCCTGATTTAAAAGGAAGAGAAGCAGTTCTAGGCGTTCATGCTCAGAACAAGCCATTAGATGAGTCTGTTAATCTTAAGGCGATTGCTGCTCGTACACCAGGTTTCTCTGGAGCAGATTTAGAAAACCTTTTAAATGAAGCAGCACTAATTGCTGCGAGGAGAAACAAAAAGAAAGTAGATATGTCTGATATCGATGAAGCGACAGATCGCGTAATAGCTGGACCTGCTAAAAAGAGTCGAGTTATTTCCAAGAAAGAAAGAAATATTGTTGCCTATCATGAAGCAGGTCATACAATCATTGGTTGTGTGCTAGATGAAGCAGATATGGTTCATAAAGTAACAATCGTACCACGTGGTCAAGCCGGTGGTTATGCGGTAATGCTTCCAAGAGAAGATCGTTATTTTATGACAAAACCAGAATTGCTTGATAAAATTACTGGCCTACTTGGTGGGCGTGTAGCTGAAGAAGTTGTATTTGGAGAAGCAAGTACAGGAGCACATAATGACTTCCAACGTGCAACTGGTATAGCCCGCAAGATGGTAACAGAATACGGTATGAGTGAAAAGCTTGGACCACTTCAATTTGGTCAACCTCAGGGTGGTCAAGTGTTCCTTGGTCGTGATATCCATAATGAGCAGAATTATAGTGATGCAATAGCTCATCAAATTGACTTAGAAATCCAAAGTCTAATTAAGGAATGTTACGAAAGAGCGAAGGTTATTCTAACGGATAATCGTGATAAGCTAGAGCTTGTTGCTAAAACATTGTTAGAAATTGAAACACTTGATGCTGAACAAATTAAAAGTCTTTTTGAGGAAGGTAAATTACCTGATCGCCCATATGAAGCAGAAGAGACTACTTCTAAATCAAATGATGATGTTAAGGTAAATATCAACTCTAAAAAAGATGAAGCGAATGATAAAGAAGAAAAGTAA
- a CDS encoding type III pantothenate kinase, producing MLFALDVGNSSIALGIYEKNELIYHWRIETNRNRTEDEYGMIVRSLLDHADIEFRDIKGIIISSVVPPIMFSLEKMCHKYFGLKPLIVGPGIKTGLNIKYDNPREVGADRIVNAVAGIHLFGGPLIIVDFGTATTYCYINEHNQYIGGAIAPGIAISTEALYSKAAKLPRIEIVKPDEIIGKNTVSAMQAGILYGYVGQVEGIVNRMKEQSKVLPKVIATGGMASLIAKESNAIDHIEPFLTLKGLQLIFERNSEVKKVK from the coding sequence ATGTTATTTGCATTAGATGTAGGAAACTCAAGTATTGCTTTAGGAATATATGAAAAGAACGAGTTGATCTATCACTGGCGGATTGAAACAAATAGAAATCGCACTGAAGATGAATATGGAATGATTGTAAGATCCTTGTTAGACCACGCTGATATTGAATTTAGAGATATTAAAGGAATCATCATTTCCTCGGTTGTACCTCCAATTATGTTTTCGCTTGAAAAGATGTGTCATAAGTATTTTGGTTTAAAGCCACTGATTGTCGGTCCTGGAATTAAGACAGGATTAAACATTAAATATGATAACCCACGTGAAGTAGGAGCTGACCGAATTGTAAATGCAGTAGCGGGTATCCATTTATTTGGAGGACCGTTGATTATCGTTGATTTCGGAACAGCAACTACCTATTGTTATATAAATGAACATAACCAGTATATTGGTGGTGCAATCGCACCGGGGATTGCCATTTCAACAGAGGCTTTATATTCTAAGGCTGCCAAATTACCTCGTATTGAAATCGTAAAACCAGATGAAATAATCGGAAAAAATACGGTTAGTGCCATGCAAGCGGGGATACTATACGGATATGTAGGTCAAGTTGAAGGAATTGTGAATAGAATGAAGGAACAATCGAAAGTTTTGCCGAAAGTTATAGCTACGGGAGGCATGGCTTCTCTAATAGCAAAGGAATCGAATGCAATAGATCATATTGAACCATTTTTAACCTTAAAGGGTCTGCAGCTTATTTTTGAAAGAAACAGTGAAGTGAAAAAGGTTAAATAA
- the hslO gene encoding Hsp33 family molecular chaperone HslO: MEDYLVKALAYNKQVRAYALRTTETVGEAQRRHYTWPTASAALGRAMTAGVMLGSALKGEEKITVKIEGGGPIGVILVDSNAKGEVRGYVTNPQTHFDLNSHGKLDVARAVGTEGTLSIVKDIGMRDHFSGQVPIVSGELGEDFTYYLVTSEQVPSSVGVGVLVNPDNSILAAGGFMIQLLPGTDDETISRIEDRLSKMEPISKLIEKGLTPEQLLEEILGEDNVQIIDKMPVTFSCPCSKDRITNAIISLGVEEIQAMIDEEGQAEAQCHFCNEKYHFSKEQLEELIEESK, encoded by the coding sequence ATGGAAGATTATTTAGTAAAGGCATTAGCTTACAATAAACAGGTAAGAGCCTATGCACTGAGAACAACAGAAACAGTAGGGGAAGCGCAACGTAGACATTATACATGGCCTACTGCATCTGCAGCTCTCGGACGAGCAATGACAGCTGGAGTTATGCTTGGGTCGGCATTAAAAGGGGAAGAAAAAATAACGGTTAAGATTGAAGGTGGCGGACCAATTGGCGTCATTCTTGTCGATAGTAACGCTAAAGGTGAAGTGAGAGGATATGTCACTAATCCGCAAACGCATTTTGACTTAAATTCACACGGTAAGCTAGATGTTGCGAGGGCGGTTGGAACGGAAGGAACATTGTCTATTGTGAAAGATATCGGAATGAGAGATCATTTTTCAGGACAGGTCCCTATCGTTTCCGGAGAACTAGGTGAAGATTTTACCTATTACTTAGTTACATCTGAACAGGTTCCTTCTTCTGTTGGAGTAGGAGTTTTGGTTAATCCAGACAACTCTATCTTAGCAGCGGGCGGTTTTATGATTCAATTACTACCTGGTACAGATGATGAAACAATATCTAGAATTGAAGATAGACTAAGTAAGATGGAACCCATTTCAAAGCTTATTGAAAAAGGGCTAACACCTGAACAACTACTAGAAGAGATTCTTGGTGAAGATAATGTGCAGATTATCGATAAAATGCCGGTAACTTTTTCTTGTCCATGCTCAAAGGATCGAATTACAAATGCAATCATTAGTCTTGGTGTAGAAGAAATCCAAGCGATGATAGATGAAGAGGGACAAGCAGAGGCACAATGTCATTTCTGTAACGAAAAATATCATTTCTCTAAAGAACAATTAGAAGAACTTATAGAAGAATCGAAATAG
- a CDS encoding peptidyl-prolyl cis-trans isomerase has protein sequence MNTKYLWSIIIGLVIMNCFTIAYFVSTQEGKVKEVLSISNEDASSGENVAKIGDIQISRQQWLSELETRYGKQTLEDMIDKEVINQMAEKYNISISSESIEQEVTMIKTMYNTFDHETINDEENWRKQIETSMLLEELLTKDVAIPEEEMKTYYEENKELYEIPKTFQLSHIVVATEEEAEKVREELKNGSSFTALAMEKSQDEFSANQGGLLGYISEDTEYIPEEYFNAVEELDENEWSNPIKVEGGYAILLLHETIDGISYSFDEVKSQIRRQMAIEQMKGSITVQPFWEEISVSWFYDEKQ, from the coding sequence ATGAATACTAAATACTTATGGTCAATTATTATTGGACTTGTTATTATGAACTGTTTTACAATCGCCTATTTTGTTTCTACTCAAGAAGGAAAAGTAAAAGAAGTCTTAAGTATAAGTAATGAAGACGCGTCTTCCGGGGAAAATGTTGCAAAAATTGGAGATATACAAATCTCAAGGCAACAATGGTTGAGCGAATTAGAAACTAGATACGGTAAACAAACCCTTGAGGATATGATTGATAAAGAAGTGATAAATCAAATGGCTGAAAAATACAATATATCAATCTCCTCAGAAAGTATTGAACAAGAAGTTACTATGATTAAGACGATGTATAACACATTTGATCATGAAACAATTAATGATGAAGAGAATTGGCGTAAACAAATAGAAACAAGCATGCTTTTAGAAGAATTGTTAACCAAGGATGTTGCCATTCCTGAAGAGGAAATGAAAACATATTACGAGGAAAACAAGGAGTTATACGAAATTCCTAAAACTTTTCAACTTTCACATATCGTAGTTGCAACAGAAGAAGAAGCAGAAAAGGTAAGAGAGGAATTAAAAAATGGTTCAAGTTTCACAGCACTTGCAATGGAAAAGTCTCAGGATGAATTTTCAGCAAATCAAGGTGGCTTACTTGGGTATATTTCGGAGGATACAGAATATATTCCAGAAGAGTATTTCAATGCGGTGGAAGAGTTAGATGAAAATGAGTGGAGTAACCCTATAAAGGTAGAGGGTGGCTATGCAATTCTTCTTTTACATGAAACGATTGATGGGATAAGTTACTCCTTTGATGAAGTAAAAAGCCAAATTAGAAGGCAAATGGCTATTGAACAAATGAAAGGCTCAATCACTGTCCAACCTTTCTGGGAAGAAATAAGTGTTTCTTGGTTTTATGATGAAAAGCAATAA
- the cysK gene encoding cysteine synthase A, translating to MTRVANSIHELVGQTPIVKLNRLVGENSADVYLKLEFMNPGSSVKDRIALAMIEAAEKEGKLKQGDTIIEPTSGNTGIGLAMVAAAKGIKAILVMPDTMSMERRNLLRAYGAELVLTPGAEGMGGAIRKADELAKENGYFMPQQFKNEANPEIHRLTTGREIVEQMPDGLDAFISGIGTGGTITGAGGVLKEKFPSIKIVAVEPTDSPVLSGGKPGPHKIQGIGAGFVPDILDTKIYDEIITVKNEDAFEYARRAAREEGILGGISSGAAIYAALKVAEQLGKGKKVLAIIPSNGERYLSTPLYQFDQE from the coding sequence ATGACACGTGTAGCAAATTCTATTCATGAGTTAGTAGGGCAAACACCGATCGTAAAATTAAATCGCCTTGTTGGTGAAAATAGTGCTGATGTTTATCTGAAATTAGAATTTATGAATCCAGGAAGTAGTGTAAAAGATCGAATTGCTTTGGCAATGATTGAGGCTGCTGAAAAAGAAGGTAAATTAAAGCAAGGGGATACAATCATTGAGCCGACTAGTGGAAATACAGGAATTGGTCTAGCAATGGTTGCAGCAGCAAAAGGTATTAAGGCCATTCTAGTTATGCCTGACACAATGAGTATGGAACGCCGCAACCTTCTACGTGCTTATGGTGCTGAATTGGTTTTAACACCTGGTGCAGAAGGAATGGGCGGGGCAATTCGAAAAGCGGATGAATTGGCAAAAGAGAATGGATACTTCATGCCTCAACAATTCAAGAATGAAGCGAATCCTGAAATTCACCGATTAACTACAGGAAGAGAAATCGTTGAACAAATGCCGGATGGGCTAGATGCTTTCATCTCTGGGATCGGAACGGGTGGAACGATAACAGGGGCTGGGGGAGTATTAAAAGAAAAGTTCCCTTCTATTAAAATAGTTGCTGTTGAGCCTACTGACTCACCTGTATTATCTGGTGGGAAACCTGGGCCGCATAAAATCCAAGGAATTGGAGCGGGGTTTGTTCCTGATATACTAGATACAAAGATTTATGACGAGATTATAACCGTTAAAAACGAAGATGCATTCGAGTATGCACGCCGTGCAGCACGTGAGGAAGGAATTTTAGGTGGTATTTCTTCTGGAGCAGCTATTTATGCAGCGTTAAAAGTTGCGGAACAACTAGGTAAAGGTAAAAAAGTACTTGCGATTATTCCAAGTAATGGAGAACGTTACCTAAGCACTCCTTTATATCAATTTGACCAAGAATAA
- a CDS encoding anthranilate synthase component I family protein — MKLGRAPLARKIQLDKINWFKQYKAISKHEPYHVLLESGRGGRYSIIGLRPFAILKGKNHNFEITYNQKKEVLTGNPLELMEQWLGQFKTEQNPDYPDFQGGAIGYFSYDCARYIEKLDTLAEDDLETPDLYFLVFDDVFVIDHQENTFWIITHYLSDQDKEAKERLDFYEQLWTNELNDSTFPIVTEPNQSIERPYSFTEEEFVTAVERIREYIAMGDVFQVNLSVRQSRPLYTHPLNIYDTLRSVNPSPYMSYMQLPEFQVVSASPELLVKKKGDEISTRPIAGTRSRGKDDQEDLQLANELIENEKERAEHVMLVDLERNDLGRVSEYGSVEVNEFMTIEKYSHVMHIVSNVRGKLANDKTGFDLIKATFPGGTITGAPKVRTMEIIEELEPVRRGLYTGSIGWIGFSGELELNITIRTLIAKNGIAHVQAGAGVVIDSNPRQEYKESLKKAIALWKAKELSEEETVENKSMR, encoded by the coding sequence ATGAAGCTTGGAAGAGCTCCATTAGCTAGGAAGATTCAATTAGATAAAATAAATTGGTTTAAACAATATAAAGCAATTTCCAAACATGAGCCCTATCATGTTTTATTAGAAAGCGGTCGAGGTGGAAGATATAGTATTATAGGGTTGCGTCCTTTCGCTATCTTAAAAGGGAAAAACCACAACTTTGAAATCACTTATAATCAAAAGAAAGAAGTGCTTACAGGGAACCCATTGGAGTTAATGGAACAGTGGCTTGGGCAATTTAAAACTGAACAAAATCCAGACTATCCAGACTTTCAAGGTGGTGCAATCGGTTATTTTAGTTATGATTGTGCTAGGTATATCGAAAAGCTCGATACATTAGCAGAAGATGATTTAGAAACCCCTGATCTATATTTCTTAGTATTTGATGATGTCTTTGTTATAGATCATCAAGAGAATACTTTTTGGATAATTACTCACTACCTTTCAGATCAAGACAAAGAGGCGAAAGAGCGTCTAGATTTTTACGAACAGTTATGGACAAACGAATTAAATGATAGTACCTTCCCGATAGTAACAGAGCCAAATCAATCTATTGAACGGCCTTATTCTTTTACGGAGGAAGAGTTTGTAACCGCTGTTGAAAGAATAAGAGAATATATTGCGATGGGAGATGTATTCCAGGTCAACTTATCGGTTAGACAATCAAGGCCATTGTATACACACCCACTTAACATATACGACACGTTACGTAGTGTTAACCCATCTCCTTACATGTCTTATATGCAGCTACCAGAATTTCAGGTCGTTAGTGCTTCACCGGAATTGCTTGTGAAAAAGAAAGGTGATGAAATCAGTACTAGACCAATTGCTGGGACAAGGTCAAGAGGAAAAGATGATCAAGAGGATCTGCAATTAGCGAATGAACTCATTGAAAATGAGAAGGAACGTGCAGAGCATGTGATGCTTGTTGACCTTGAAAGGAATGACCTTGGGCGAGTAAGTGAATACGGAAGTGTCGAAGTAAACGAATTTATGACAATTGAGAAGTATTCACATGTTATGCATATCGTTTCAAATGTAAGGGGTAAACTGGCTAATGATAAAACTGGCTTCGATTTAATAAAGGCAACTTTTCCAGGAGGGACCATTACTGGAGCCCCGAAGGTAAGAACGATGGAGATCATTGAGGAGTTAGAGCCTGTTCGTAGGGGACTCTATACAGGTTCAATCGGGTGGATTGGTTTTTCTGGTGAATTGGAACTGAATATTACTATTAGAACGTTAATTGCTAAAAACGGAATTGCGCATGTACAGGCTGGTGCTGGAGTGGTAATTGATTCAAACCCACGCCAGGAATATAAAGAATCATTAAAGAAAGCAATAGCTTTGTGGAAAGCAAAAGAGCTGAGTGAAGAAGAGACAGTAGAAAATAAGAGTATGAGGTGA
- the pabA gene encoding aminodeoxychorismate/anthranilate synthase component II — protein MIIMIDNYDSFTFNLVQYLGELGQELLVKRNDEITLEEIEQLNPDYLMISPGPCSPNEAGISLKVIEHFAGKIPLFGVCLGHQSIAQVFGGDVVRAERLMHGKTSEIHHDGKTIFEGLDNPFTATRYHSLIVKKETFPESLEISAWTAEGEIMALRHKTLPIEGVQFHPESIMTSFGKQMLTNFIEKYKKEDEVCTSI, from the coding sequence ATGATAATAATGATTGATAACTACGATTCTTTTACCTTTAATTTAGTGCAGTATTTAGGGGAATTAGGTCAGGAGTTGCTAGTAAAACGTAATGATGAGATTACTCTAGAGGAAATAGAGCAATTAAACCCTGATTATTTAATGATTTCTCCAGGTCCTTGTAGTCCTAATGAAGCCGGAATCAGTTTGAAAGTGATTGAACATTTCGCAGGGAAGATTCCGCTATTTGGTGTATGTTTAGGTCACCAGTCTATTGCTCAGGTTTTCGGTGGAGATGTTGTACGTGCTGAGCGTCTAATGCACGGTAAAACATCAGAAATACATCATGATGGGAAAACGATTTTTGAAGGTCTAGATAATCCATTTACAGCTACTCGTTATCATTCTTTAATCGTTAAGAAAGAAACGTTCCCAGAAAGCCTTGAGATATCTGCATGGACCGCAGAAGGTGAGATCATGGCATTACGTCATAAAACACTGCCGATTGAAGGTGTGCAATTTCACCCTGAATCAATCATGACATCTTTCGGAAAACAAATGTTAACTAACTTTATTGAAAAATATAAAAAAGAAGATGAAGTATGTACATCTATCTAA
- the pabC gene encoding aminodeoxychorismate lyase, whose translation MYIYLNGEYVKQEEAKISPLDHGYLYGLGVFETFRTYDGHPFLLDDHLARLKEALKELQIDYSPTREDVKSIVDLLLKRNNLEDAYIRFNVSAGVGEVGLQVDVYKDPTVIVFIKPLPKLVEGIEKEAIILEQRRNSPEGATRLKSHHYLNNVIGKREAGGNPTVEGVFLTKEGYLAEGVTSNLFWVKNGKLFTPSVETGILDGVTRRFILELATHHGIKSEMGYYQSEEIEVCDEAFITNSVQEIVPLSKINNISLPGNKGIVTIQLQKLYAELRKRLWSRTGLREEVNEYEDY comes from the coding sequence ATGTACATCTATCTAAATGGTGAGTACGTAAAGCAAGAGGAAGCAAAAATATCACCTTTAGATCATGGGTATCTATATGGTCTAGGTGTGTTTGAAACGTTTAGGACATATGATGGTCATCCATTTCTACTTGATGACCATCTTGCCCGTTTGAAGGAGGCTCTTAAAGAACTTCAAATAGACTATTCTCCGACCAGAGAAGATGTAAAGTCCATTGTAGACCTTTTACTTAAAAGGAATAATCTAGAGGATGCTTATATACGTTTTAATGTATCAGCTGGTGTAGGTGAAGTTGGATTACAGGTTGATGTATATAAAGATCCAACTGTGATTGTTTTCATTAAACCCTTACCAAAGCTGGTTGAAGGCATAGAAAAAGAAGCAATCATCTTAGAACAGAGAAGAAATTCCCCAGAAGGTGCTACTAGACTAAAATCACACCATTACTTAAATAATGTTATTGGGAAACGAGAAGCAGGTGGGAACCCTACTGTCGAGGGAGTCTTTTTAACAAAAGAAGGCTATCTTGCAGAAGGAGTAACCTCAAATTTATTTTGGGTGAAAAATGGTAAACTTTTTACGCCTTCGGTAGAAACCGGTATCTTAGACGGGGTTACTAGGCGTTTTATTTTGGAGCTAGCAACCCATCATGGTATTAAAAGTGAAATGGGCTACTATCAATCTGAAGAAATTGAAGTGTGTGATGAGGCATTTATAACAAATTCAGTACAAGAAATTGTCCCTCTCTCAAAGATAAACAATATCTCCTTACCCGGAAATAAAGGGATAGTAACAATACAACTGCAAAAATTATATGCTGAGCTGAGAAAAAGACTTTGGAGCCGTACTGGATTACGAGAGGAAGTTAATGAGTATGAAGACTACTAG